The genomic DNA TATGTACGCCACTGGTCAATTTCTACTGACAGCCATCAGCATTGATAGGTGTGTGGCTGTCCTCTTCCCACTTTGGCATCGATGCCACCGACCAACAAACATGTCCACCACTGTGTGTGCCTCAATATGGGTGCTTTCTTCTATTTCCCCTGCAATTGACTTCACTCTCCTTCTGGCTGATTTAAATGTAATTAGAACACTGAGCATTCAGCTTATTGTGAATGGCTTCCTTTGCCTCCCACTCATGACTATCTCCACTCTCATCCTTTTCGTCAAGGTCTGCTTTAAATCGcaccagaggaggagggggaaacttCTAATTATAGTCCTGCTtgctctcttcttcttcatcattttTTCTTTTCCACTTAATGTCCTTGCCATCACTTTTTATATTCTTCATTCAAATCCTCCTTCTTTCTTACAATATGCCATCCTTTATGCCTGTCTGAATAGCTGTATTAACCCTTTGATTTATTTCCTGGTTGGAAGACAGAAAAAAGGCAGACTAAGAAGGAACATGAAAGCCATACTCCAGAATGCTTTCAAGGAAGAGGAAAACCTCAAAGAGGTAGTGGATGCACCTGTGGAAACTCAGTTATGTTAGCTCCAAAATATAATCACTTTTGCCTTTATCACTGTAATTCTGATTACGCAGTCTAGTTACTTTTGTTTACATTGCCTGATGCAGAATTGTTGTTATATCAAAAACAATAAACTtccctggttgggggggggggatttctcaaaaaaatattttgactcatttgaaaaaaaatgtcaATGAGCCATCAACCGTGTCCTAAAATTTCCCTCTGGCAAAACCCACTGACAACCTAGGGACAACCAGACACCCTTTGAGGTACCTTTTCGTCCCATCTTTTGGCTTTCTATGAAATTCTTCACATGCTTCATCTTTGAAGGAGTCTCCAAATTTGCTTCAAGCTCTGTTTTTGCTGACATTTTGGTTGCAGCTCAAGATGTGCTCTGGCCATTACTGAAACGGATtacctgctgcaatatgtccagaTGGCATTCACATAGTGAACACAAAAGTAGCCTGTTGGAATTGAGAAAACCAGTGGGACATGGTTGACTACAGGTATAAACTTTACAGATGGGCAACCATGGTAAAAATCGCCAAAGGCACagatgctgtgtgaagaaataccttGTTTGAGTACTGTATTTCAATCTCAAGTTTTAGTATTATGAGTGCATAAGAAAAATTACAGGAAATCACAAATTACCAGCTGCAACTATTCCTATCCCTTATGGTAGTTTTTACATTGGCTAAAATATTCCCTgtgtttttgtactttttttgTACATACGTTCTGATTCCATTAACCAAATTGAGCATGGAAATATAAAAGCATGGCATGATTTTAATCAATAAATGAATTTCACTTGATCAAGTCGCAGAGCCATTAGCTGGTTCTCCCTTCCCTACCTCTTGCAAAGTAACTTTTCTCAATATTTTCTTTCTGCAAAACTGAGACTTTAGAGTGTTATCTCCACTTTAATTTTGACAAACAGCACTCTGACACCATCAacatcactttatttatttatttatgatttcttAGTCACTTCCATGACAATATAaaagttgaaatatatataaaaatgtccagtagcacctgagagacaaactaagtttgttcttcagaagtgtgcatgcacatgaaagcttatactaagaacaaacttagttggtttctaacatgttactggacattttattttattttattttattttatatatttcgtCTGtgtcaaaccaacacggctacctacctgaataaaGAAGTTGACGCCttaaacagcctggagaggtcaTACCGAAATGACTACTTTTTTCCAGGCATGTGTGGCTATCCCCTAGCAGGTCTGAGTCTGGTCAGTGCCAGGATGGGAGACATCCTGGGAggaagggccttctggcagttccctcgctgcgagaagccaagttacagggaaccaggcagagggccttctcggtagtggcacccaccctgtggaacacccttccaccagatgtcaaagagaaaaccaactaccagacttttaggagacacctgaaagcagccctgtttagggaagcttttaatgtttaatagattattgtattttaactttctgttggaagccgcccagagtggctggggaaacccagccagatgggcggggtataaataataaataataaataataaatatcctGGGAAACATATGTTTTCCATCATGAGTTCTATTTTTGAAGAAAGGAGACTAACAAATGTCAGAAAATACAACTATATGAATAAATATTTCTTGGAATTTTTAAGGACTTTATTCTAACACAGATTCCATTTATCAGGTGAATGGCTACTGCACCATTAACCCTGTGTCAGGCTTAGCACTTCTCCCACACAAGACACGACACGGTGGCAGTTCAACTAGTTGAGGTTTATTATCCACAACAGACTTTCAGCAATCCGGGCTTCCCACAACTCATACCTCACTGTTGGAATCAGTTGACTCGACTGGCTTCTGGCCCCTTCGAAGGCCAGATATACTCCAAACCTGTCCCCACTTCCTGCTGGTCTTCCTTTGTTCTAATTGCTTACTCCGCCTCCTACTTCTTggagactcaggtgcagccaattcctcctcctctggaattGAATCCACCCCCTACCTGCATCCTGCTCCTTCATCTCTGTGCTGCTGCGAAAACTTACAGGCAGCCATCCAGAGCAAGAAGGGCTTATCTCACTTTTGTGGTTTGAATGAAGCAAGCTcctgttttcctcttcctcttcctctgcataGTCCTCTCTGCTGGCCATGTCTCTGACATCCTGGTAGGAAGGCTTTATTATGAGATACACTGTTTGAGTATAAAATGTTATTTAGAAGAAGCATTTATCCAAAGGAAGGGAAAAGTAATGGGGCCAAGACCTCATCCCCCTGTACAAACTGTATTAAACCAAAATATGAAGCTGACCTTCCTTTGGGTCAATTATCTTTCCAGTTTGACACATTATAATGCAAAGATCCAGAAAGTCTCTGGGGAAGCAGAGCGAGACACAAAGAGAGATCTCAGACAACAATATCTACATCCTGCTGTATACCGATACATGCGCATACACTGACCACATGATCTTGGCAGTTAAATGTTATGCTCTATCTTGGACATATGAAGATGAGATATGGGTGGTTTCCTGTGGATAAAGAAGTCCTGAAAACAGTGCAGTCATTAaaaatctacattgggatctgctgtccctgtggatcctgccacctgatgTGGTCTCCTCACCTTGCCTTGTGGGCAGGGCAATCCTGCTTCGGtctagaacatagctgtcaacttttcccttttcttgca from Lacerta agilis isolate rLacAgi1 chromosome 7, rLacAgi1.pri, whole genome shotgun sequence includes the following:
- the LOC117050467 gene encoding proto-oncogene Mas-like, which gives rise to MKQDEATTSNGEVHPGQQNPNDNIYGISVIFLMSIFGLWWNGTVIWLLGFCLKRTPFTTYILNLSMADFGLLTVVFVKAICLIVVGSFFTYLADAILFLIFLFMYATGQFLLTAISIDRCVAVLFPLWHRCHRPTNMSTTVCASIWVLSSISPAIDFTLLLADLNVIRTLSIQLIVNGFLCLPLMTISTLILFVKVCFKSHQRRRGKLLIIVLLALFFFIIFSFPLNVLAITFYILHSNPPSFLQYAILYACLNSCINPLIYFLVGRQKKGRLRRNMKAILQNAFKEEENLKEVVDAPVETQLC